The following proteins are encoded in a genomic region of Candidatus Dechloromonas phosphoritropha:
- the dapD gene encoding 2,3,4,5-tetrahydropyridine-2,6-dicarboxylate N-succinyltransferase, with protein MTHPLQAPIEELWERRAELSPQSSVATITAIESVIADVDAGKLRVAEKIAGEWLTHQWIKKAVLLSFRVRDNRIQQAGDIRFYDKVDTKFEAWTEEQFRQGGFRVVPGTIVRKGSFVAKNAVLMPSFVNIGAYVDEGTMVDTWVTVGSCAQIGKNVHLSGGVGIGGVLEPLQANPTIIEDNCFIGARSEVVEGVIVGENSVVSMGVYLGQSTPIYDRETGTVSYGRIPPGSVVISGSLPKADGKYSLYAAIIVKKVDAQTRAKTSINELLRA; from the coding sequence ATGACCCATCCTCTGCAAGCCCCCATCGAAGAACTCTGGGAACGCCGCGCCGAACTGTCTCCGCAATCGTCGGTCGCCACCATCACCGCCATTGAATCGGTCATTGCCGATGTCGACGCCGGCAAGCTACGCGTCGCTGAGAAAATTGCTGGCGAATGGCTCACCCACCAGTGGATCAAGAAGGCAGTTTTGCTGTCGTTCCGTGTCCGCGACAACCGCATTCAGCAAGCCGGCGACATCCGCTTTTACGACAAGGTCGACACCAAGTTCGAAGCGTGGACCGAGGAGCAGTTTCGCCAGGGTGGCTTCCGTGTCGTGCCGGGCACCATCGTGCGCAAGGGTTCGTTTGTCGCCAAAAACGCAGTGCTGATGCCGTCGTTCGTCAACATCGGCGCCTATGTCGATGAGGGCACCATGGTCGACACCTGGGTCACCGTCGGTTCCTGCGCACAAATCGGTAAGAACGTGCACCTGTCCGGCGGCGTCGGCATTGGTGGCGTCCTCGAGCCGCTGCAAGCCAACCCGACCATCATCGAAGACAACTGCTTCATCGGCGCCCGCTCGGAAGTGGTTGAAGGCGTCATCGTCGGCGAGAACTCCGTCGTTTCGATGGGCGTCTATCTCGGCCAGAGCACGCCGATCTACGACCGCGAAACCGGCACTGTCAGCTACGGCCGCATCCCGCCGGGCTCGGTCGTCATCAGCGGCAGCCTGCCCAAGGCCGACGGCAAGTACAGCCTATACGCAGCAATCATCGTCAAGAAGGTCGACGCGCAGACCCGCGCCAAGACCAGCATCAACGAACTGCTGCGCGCCTGA
- a CDS encoding succinyldiaminopimelate transaminase — protein MNPHLAQLQPYPFEKLRTLFAGVTPNPQYKEIKLSIGEPQHPTPAFIMGALANGLKGLANYPTTQGIPALRQSIAAWCQRRYGLELNPESEILPVNGSREALFSFAQTVIDPSRGHVPIVVSPNPFYQIYEGAAYLAGAEPRFLNNLPENDFAFDYGALSEAEWSRVQLFYVCSPGNPTGKVLSLADWKRLFELSDKYGFIIASDECYSEIYFDEANPPIGGLQAAKLLGRSNERLVMFSSLSKRSNVPGMRSGFVAGDEKILKKFLLYRTYHGCAMAPPVQTASVAAWNDEAHVLDNRNQYREKFAACTPLIGEVLGTAVPDASFYLWARVDKLAPITDTEFARGLLEHYNVIVLPGSFLAREVDGANPGAGFVRIALVASLAECLDAAGRIRQFSQQL, from the coding sequence GTGAATCCGCATCTCGCCCAACTCCAGCCCTACCCCTTCGAAAAGCTGCGCACCCTATTTGCCGGTGTGACACCCAACCCGCAATACAAGGAAATCAAGCTCTCCATCGGTGAACCGCAACACCCGACACCGGCGTTCATCATGGGCGCGCTGGCCAATGGCCTGAAAGGGCTGGCCAATTACCCGACAACGCAGGGCATTCCGGCGCTACGCCAGTCAATTGCCGCGTGGTGCCAGCGCCGTTATGGTCTTGAACTGAATCCGGAAAGCGAAATTCTGCCGGTCAACGGCTCGCGCGAGGCGCTTTTTTCATTTGCGCAGACGGTAATCGATCCCAGCCGCGGTCATGTTCCAATAGTCGTTAGCCCGAACCCGTTCTATCAGATCTACGAAGGCGCGGCCTATCTCGCTGGCGCCGAACCGCGCTTCCTGAACAACCTGCCCGAAAACGATTTTGCTTTCGACTACGGTGCGCTATCGGAGGCGGAATGGTCGCGCGTCCAGCTGTTCTATGTCTGTTCGCCGGGCAACCCAACCGGCAAGGTGCTGTCTCTGGCCGACTGGAAGAGACTGTTCGAACTGTCCGACAAATACGGTTTCATCATCGCCTCCGATGAGTGCTATTCCGAAATCTATTTCGACGAGGCCAATCCGCCGATCGGCGGACTGCAGGCGGCGAAACTGCTCGGCCGCTCGAACGAACGGCTGGTCATGTTCTCCAGCCTGTCGAAGCGCTCCAACGTACCAGGCATGCGTTCCGGTTTCGTTGCCGGCGACGAAAAAATCCTCAAGAAATTCCTGCTCTACCGGACTTACCACGGCTGCGCCATGGCCCCGCCGGTACAGACCGCCTCAGTCGCCGCCTGGAACGACGAAGCACATGTGCTCGACAACCGCAACCAGTACCGTGAGAAATTTGCCGCCTGCACGCCACTGATCGGCGAGGTGCTCGGCACCGCCGTGCCCGACGCCAGCTTCTACCTGTGGGCGAGGGTAGACAAACTCGCACCCATCACCGACACCGAGTTCGCCCGCGGCCTGCTCGAGCACTATAATGTCATCGTTCTGCCCGGTAGCTTTCTGGCTCGCGAAGTCGATGGCGCCAACCCGGGCGCTGGTTTCGTCCGTATCGCACTGGTCGCGTCGTTGGCCGAGTGTCTCGACGCCGCCGGCCGGATTCGTCAATTTTCCCAACAACTTTAA
- a CDS encoding thioredoxin yields MPYTLASRTASLIFATHLEHFDRDVIEASHTVPVMVDFRGDWCPLRRALTPVLKRVIADHFGKLKMTQVEVDKGASMKLAGCYVRRGFPSVLLFVNGEVVGRFFSVKAEHRVREFIDDHLDITRAPALPEHT; encoded by the coding sequence ATGCCGTACACGCTTGCCAGCCGCACCGCCAGCCTGATTTTCGCTACGCACCTCGAACACTTCGACCGCGACGTCATCGAGGCGTCGCACACCGTGCCGGTCATGGTCGATTTCCGGGGTGACTGGTGCCCGCTGCGCCGGGCGCTGACGCCGGTGCTCAAACGGGTCATCGCCGATCACTTCGGCAAGCTGAAGATGACCCAGGTTGAAGTTGACAAGGGCGCCAGCATGAAGCTTGCCGGGTGCTATGTGCGGCGCGGCTTTCCCAGCGTCCTGTTGTTCGTTAATGGCGAAGTTGTCGGGCGCTTTTTCAGTGTCAAGGCCGAGCACCGGGTCCGCGAATTTATTGACGATCACCTCGATATCACGCGCGCACCTGCGCTTCCCGAGCACACATGA
- a CDS encoding IS4 family transposase, translated as MHGANFLAAARREPRFFTRNRELPFTNLIAFLLTGIRGAVQAELDSFFALLAGRTRLCRAITASAFSKARSHLVANLFEPLNTELLRLVDEVVPQQPDWQGLRVLAADASKVRLTLLDLEGRRHIREAAIFGLFRPGIELFDSLILHSSLVGERQMLFERLDRLGAQDMLVLDRGYPGAWLVAALLHRGIPFCIRCDSSASFSAITQFMRSGEDEAQVTLPPPHRQDAIDYECPRLPSMVRLIRQVTPTGKVRVLMTSLLDTARYPATSFSALYHSRWRIEEAFKRIKHRLNLEHTSGLTWLAACQDVGAKMVCDNLNALATYLAAEERLPSDSPWRVNRTMAFNTVRRILPRVLAGVQQITTRVTKEIFSEIVKNLQKFIPDRARPRPNQRKPHLSFAYKPAV; from the coding sequence ATTCATGGCGCCAATTTCCTTGCCGCCGCCCGCCGCGAGCCTCGGTTTTTCACCCGAAACCGTGAATTGCCATTCACGAATCTGATCGCTTTCCTGCTCACCGGCATTCGCGGCGCAGTTCAGGCGGAGCTTGATTCCTTCTTTGCCCTGCTTGCCGGAAGAACCCGCCTTTGTCGGGCGATCACGGCCAGTGCCTTCTCAAAGGCGCGCAGCCATCTGGTCGCCAATCTCTTTGAGCCGCTCAATACAGAATTGCTGCGCCTGGTCGATGAGGTCGTTCCGCAGCAGCCGGACTGGCAAGGCTTGCGGGTCTTGGCGGCGGATGCATCGAAGGTACGTCTGACCTTGCTTGACCTGGAAGGGCGCCGCCATATTCGAGAAGCGGCCATCTTCGGTTTGTTTCGGCCAGGGATCGAATTGTTCGACTCGCTGATTTTGCACAGTTCGCTGGTCGGCGAACGTCAGATGTTGTTTGAGCGGCTTGACCGACTCGGTGCTCAGGACATGCTGGTGCTTGATCGCGGGTATCCGGGTGCCTGGTTGGTCGCGGCGCTGTTGCATCGAGGTATCCCCTTTTGCATACGCTGTGATTCGTCCGCTTCCTTTTCTGCCATCACCCAGTTCATGCGATCCGGAGAAGATGAGGCGCAGGTGACATTGCCGCCACCGCATCGTCAGGATGCCATTGATTACGAGTGTCCGCGTCTGCCTTCTATGGTTCGCCTGATTCGTCAGGTGACGCCGACTGGCAAGGTACGGGTCTTGATGACCTCCTTGCTTGATACCGCGCGGTATCCGGCCACAAGCTTCTCAGCCCTTTATCACAGCCGTTGGCGTATCGAGGAGGCGTTCAAGCGCATCAAACACCGGCTCAATCTGGAGCACACGTCCGGCCTGACTTGGCTGGCCGCCTGCCAGGATGTTGGGGCCAAGATGGTGTGTGACAATCTCAATGCCCTGGCCACCTACCTGGCTGCGGAAGAGCGGCTGCCCAGCGATTCGCCATGGCGAGTGAATCGGACGATGGCCTTCAATACCGTACGTCGTATCTTGCCCCGAGTCTTGGCGGGTGTGCAGCAAATCACCACCCGAGTTACCAAGGAAATCTTCTCGGAAATCGTCAAAAACCTTCAGAAATTTATCCCTGATCGTGCTCGACCTCGGCCAAACCAGCGAAAGCCTCACCTGTCCTTTGCTTACAAACCCGCCGTATGA
- a CDS encoding IS4 family transposase, which produces MCRPKYVNVLFRLADFIQSAAFREAARRDSRNFTRSRGLPFTDLIAFLLSGVRGAVQGELDAFFTLLARRTRLSRVVTASAFSKARSRLYANVFDPLNTELLRLVDEALPGQPLWQGLRVLAADASKVRLTLLNAEGKRCVREATLFGLFRPGIELFDSLILHSPLVGERQMLFERLDRIDRHDMLLLDRGYPGAWLVAALLHREIPFCMRCDSSSTFAAITQFMRSGQDDTVVTLPPPNCRDAVDYECPRQASTVRLIRQVTPAGKVRVLMTSLLDSAQYPAPAFADLYHRRWRIEEAFKRLKHRLSLEHTSGLTWLAACQDVGAKMLCDNLNALAVYLATEHLIAPDSPWRINRTLAFSHLRRLLPQVLTGRLRLTSRIVAALFSEIVLNLQKFIPNRNRPRPIRPKPHKSHAYKTAP; this is translated from the coding sequence ATATGCCGTCCTAAATATGTCAATGTGCTTTTCAGGCTTGCGGACTTCATTCAGAGCGCAGCCTTTCGCGAAGCGGCTCGCCGTGATTCCCGGAATTTCACGCGCAGCCGTGGATTGCCCTTCACCGATCTGATCGCTTTCCTGCTCAGCGGTGTGCGTGGGGCCGTGCAGGGCGAACTCGATGCGTTCTTCACGCTGCTGGCGCGGCGAACCCGCTTGTCTCGGGTGGTGACCGCCAGTGCGTTCTCGAAGGCGCGTAGCCGCCTCTATGCGAATGTCTTCGATCCGCTCAACACAGAGTTGCTGCGGCTGGTCGATGAAGCCCTTCCCGGTCAGCCGCTCTGGCAGGGATTGCGGGTTCTGGCCGCCGATGCCTCCAAGGTTCGCTTGACCTTGCTCAACGCGGAGGGCAAGCGGTGTGTGCGCGAGGCGACGCTGTTCGGCTTGTTTCGTCCGGGCATCGAGTTGTTCGATTCGCTGATCCTGCACAGCCCCCTGGTTGGTGAGCGGCAGATGCTGTTCGAGCGCCTGGACCGGATTGACCGCCACGACATGCTGCTGCTCGACCGCGGTTACCCGGGCGCGTGGCTGGTGGCCGCCTTGCTGCATCGGGAGATTCCCTTTTGCATGCGCTGCGATTCGTCGTCGACCTTTGCCGCCATCACGCAGTTCATGCGCTCCGGCCAGGACGACACCGTGGTGACCCTGCCACCGCCGAATTGCCGGGATGCCGTCGATTATGAGTGTCCCCGCCAGGCCTCGACCGTGCGCCTGATCCGCCAAGTGACACCCGCCGGTAAGGTGCGCGTGCTCATGACGTCCTTGCTCGACAGTGCGCAGTATCCGGCGCCTGCATTCGCAGATCTCTATCATCGGCGCTGGCGCATCGAAGAGGCCTTCAAGCGCCTCAAGCATCGCCTGTCGCTTGAGCATACGTCTGGCTTGACCTGGCTCGCGGCCTGTCAGGACGTCGGCGCCAAGATGCTCTGCGACAACCTCAATGCGCTGGCGGTCTATCTGGCCACGGAGCACCTCATCGCCCCAGATTCGCCGTGGCGTATCAATCGCACCTTGGCTTTCTCGCATCTGCGCCGTCTGCTGCCCCAAGTGCTCACCGGCCGCCTTCGCTTGACCTCGCGCATCGTCGCCGCACTGTTCTCCGAGATTGTCCTGAACCTTCAAAAATTCATCCCCAACCGAAACCGACCGCGACCTATTCGACCCAAGCCACACAAGTCTCATGCCTACAAAACCGCTCCATGA
- a CDS encoding nucleoside deaminase, translated as MNADDRFLARALELALKGSEVNEGGPFGAVIVRDGKIIGEDWNRVVASGDPTAHAEIGAIRRACAAVDSFHLPDSTLYASSEPCPMCLSAAYWARIGRIVFANTRDEAAAIGFCDDELYCELNRHFLARRIVMEHHPLPDALLPLQRWAGNQSSQLSP; from the coding sequence ATGAACGCCGACGATCGTTTCCTCGCCCGCGCCCTCGAACTGGCGCTCAAGGGCAGCGAAGTGAACGAAGGCGGCCCGTTCGGCGCCGTCATCGTCCGCGACGGCAAGATTATCGGCGAAGACTGGAACCGGGTAGTGGCGAGCGGAGACCCGACCGCACACGCCGAAATCGGTGCCATCCGCAGGGCGTGCGCCGCGGTCGACAGCTTCCACCTGCCCGATTCCACACTCTATGCGTCCAGCGAGCCGTGCCCGATGTGCCTGTCCGCTGCCTACTGGGCGCGCATCGGCCGCATCGTCTTCGCCAACACCCGCGATGAAGCGGCCGCCATCGGCTTTTGCGACGACGAGTTGTACTGCGAACTGAACCGCCACTTTTTGGCGCGCCGCATCGTCATGGAACACCACCCACTTCCCGATGCGCTGCTGCCGCTACAGCGCTGGGCAGGCAACCAATCCTCTCAACTTAGTCCATAG
- the queF gene encoding NADPH-dependent 7-cyano-7-deazaguanine reductase QueF, whose amino-acid sequence MPSQPTRTLETFPNPAVDRDFHIHMQIPEFTCLCPMTGQPDFATLILDYIPDQTCIELKSLKLYIWSYRNEGAFHEAVTNRILDDLVAATAPRFMRLTAKFYVRGGIFTNVVAEFRKPGWQPAPRVDLSVFDSESNTRG is encoded by the coding sequence ATGCCCAGCCAACCGACGAGAACCCTCGAAACCTTTCCCAATCCGGCGGTCGACCGCGACTTTCACATTCACATGCAGATTCCGGAATTCACCTGCCTGTGCCCGATGACCGGCCAGCCCGATTTCGCGACGCTGATTCTCGATTACATCCCGGACCAGACCTGCATCGAACTGAAGAGTCTCAAGCTCTACATTTGGTCCTACCGCAACGAGGGCGCCTTCCACGAAGCCGTCACCAATCGCATTCTCGACGACCTGGTCGCCGCCACCGCGCCGCGCTTCATGCGCCTGACCGCCAAGTTCTACGTGCGCGGCGGCATATTCACCAATGTCGTTGCCGAATTTCGCAAGCCGGGCTGGCAACCGGCGCCGCGCGTCGATCTCAGCGTTTTCGACAGCGAATCGAATACCCGAGGCTGA
- the smc gene encoding chromosome segregation protein SMC gives MRLTRLKLAGFKSFVDPTAVAVPGQLVGVVGPNGCGKSNIMDAVRWVLGESKASELRGESMMDVIFNGTTGRKPVSRASVELIFENLLGRALGQWSQYAELSVKRTLTRQGQSDYFINNLKVRRKDITDLFLGTGLGPRAYAIIGQGMISRIIEARPDELRVFLEEAAGVTRYKERRKETQGRLEDTRENLTRVEDIRVELGSQMERLEAQAEVARRYQALNEQLVQRQQVLWLLKKREAEAERQRAALEVERAVTDLEAQNAALRETEARAEETREAHFAAGDALHQAQGDMYAANAEVARLEAEIRHRRESRNQLEARLVQLEDELAHWSRTAEKLAVDRQKWEESQAATRLRVAEADEHLRQQMNITPQVEESHAQAQEELQRLRTRTSNGEQRLEVELTNKAHAQRALQSIGQRRERLREEGGGQDVPDALDLAGKEEELALLREELAGDQDHLQQLQQELPQLEANRRQAQEELQRGERELAGGQARRAALEQMQARARESGELPEWLRRHGLEDAPALWQQIHVDAGWEDAVEAVLRERLNAIPCDDPAKLDGWLHDRPAARLAVTLPADAANGERVGRLSERVHSGNPALAAALADWLAPVLTADSLDAALARRGELPSGTLLVTAGGDLLTRASVTFFAPDKGEHGLLERQREIETLGAGIAAAEEQAETVRERLAVLDEQFADKQEEMGETRQYVTDRQQRVHAVQLEVLRLGQAIERHREQKERMQEQLAELAAEDEAERERDMAADDKIAEVREGLARIRVLVAGAQSRLDEAERAVRAERERNADLDRALREAQFSLRESEGKLQDIFAQQALAQRELGRIGNDRVQCAEQVEAVPADVMEENLQVALATRQEKERALAHSRDALESATSALRALEEQRLRIEQGLEPLRARIGDLRLREQAAELNAEQFAQQLREAGADETILRQEIGNARPAGLQAEITRLANAISELGAVNLAALEELDTASERKGYLDMQAADLTEAMETLENAIRRIDRETRDLLQNTFDAVNDHFGRLFPELFGGGRAELVMTGEEILDAGVQVSAQPPGKKNSTIHLLSGGEKALTAIALVFSLFQLNPAPFCLLDEVDAPLDDSNTERFCSMVKKMSANTQFLFISHNKISMEMAEQLVGVTMQESGVSRVVEVDIEEALKMRDAA, from the coding sequence ATGCGCCTGACCAGACTCAAACTCGCCGGCTTCAAGTCCTTCGTCGATCCGACCGCCGTTGCCGTGCCCGGGCAACTGGTTGGCGTCGTCGGCCCCAATGGCTGCGGCAAATCCAACATCATGGATGCCGTGCGCTGGGTGCTGGGTGAGTCGAAAGCTTCCGAATTGCGCGGCGAGTCGATGATGGACGTCATCTTCAACGGAACGACGGGCCGCAAGCCCGTGTCGCGCGCTTCCGTCGAGCTAATTTTCGAGAACCTGCTCGGCCGCGCGCTCGGCCAGTGGTCGCAATATGCCGAACTGTCGGTCAAGCGCACGCTGACACGGCAGGGGCAGTCGGACTACTTTATCAACAACCTCAAGGTCCGGCGCAAGGACATCACCGATCTCTTCCTCGGCACCGGCCTCGGACCGCGTGCCTATGCGATCATCGGCCAGGGCATGATCTCGCGCATCATCGAGGCGCGGCCGGACGAGCTGCGCGTCTTTCTCGAGGAAGCAGCCGGGGTTACCCGCTACAAGGAGCGGCGCAAGGAAACCCAGGGAAGGCTCGAGGACACGCGCGAGAACCTGACACGCGTCGAGGATATCCGCGTCGAACTTGGCAGTCAGATGGAACGGCTGGAAGCGCAGGCCGAGGTGGCACGTCGCTACCAGGCGTTGAATGAACAGCTAGTGCAGCGTCAGCAGGTGCTCTGGCTGCTGAAGAAGCGCGAGGCCGAGGCCGAGCGGCAGCGGGCGGCGCTCGAAGTCGAGCGCGCAGTGACCGATCTCGAGGCACAGAATGCGGCGCTGCGCGAAACCGAGGCGCGCGCCGAGGAAACTCGCGAGGCACACTTTGCCGCCGGCGATGCCCTGCACCAGGCGCAGGGCGACATGTACGCGGCCAACGCCGAAGTGGCGCGCCTGGAAGCCGAAATCCGCCATCGCCGCGAGTCGCGCAATCAGCTCGAGGCGCGCCTGGTCCAGCTCGAAGACGAGCTTGCGCACTGGAGCCGGACAGCGGAGAAGCTCGCGGTCGACCGTCAGAAATGGGAGGAATCGCAGGCGGCCACCCGCCTGCGCGTCGCCGAGGCCGACGAGCACCTGCGCCAGCAGATGAACATCACGCCCCAGGTCGAGGAAAGCCATGCCCAGGCGCAGGAAGAACTGCAACGCCTGCGGACCCGGACCAGCAACGGCGAGCAGCGGCTCGAGGTCGAGCTGACCAACAAGGCGCATGCCCAGCGCGCCTTGCAGTCGATTGGCCAGCGCCGCGAACGGCTGCGCGAGGAGGGTGGCGGCCAGGACGTGCCGGACGCGCTGGATCTCGCCGGGAAGGAAGAGGAACTGGCGCTGCTGCGCGAAGAACTGGCCGGCGATCAGGATCACTTGCAGCAGTTGCAGCAGGAATTGCCGCAACTCGAGGCGAACCGCCGCCAGGCGCAGGAAGAATTGCAGCGCGGCGAGCGGGAACTGGCGGGCGGCCAGGCGCGCCGGGCGGCGCTCGAGCAGATGCAGGCGCGCGCCAGGGAATCGGGCGAATTGCCGGAATGGCTGCGCCGCCACGGACTCGAAGACGCGCCCGCGCTGTGGCAGCAAATTCATGTCGATGCCGGCTGGGAAGATGCCGTCGAGGCCGTGCTGCGCGAGCGGCTGAACGCCATTCCCTGTGACGATCCGGCCAAGCTTGATGGATGGCTGCATGATCGGCCTGCGGCCCGGCTCGCGGTAACCCTGCCGGCCGACGCGGCGAATGGCGAGCGGGTGGGGCGCCTGAGCGAGCGTGTGCACAGCGGCAATCCCGCGCTTGCCGCCGCGCTCGCCGACTGGCTGGCTCCGGTGCTCACCGCCGACAGTCTGGATGCCGCGCTGGCTCGCCGCGGCGAATTACCATCGGGCACGCTGCTGGTGACCGCCGGCGGCGACCTGCTGACCCGCGCCAGCGTCACGTTCTTTGCGCCGGACAAGGGCGAGCACGGCCTGCTCGAACGTCAGCGCGAGATCGAGACACTCGGCGCCGGCATTGCCGCGGCCGAGGAACAGGCCGAAACCGTGCGCGAGCGACTCGCGGTGCTCGACGAGCAGTTCGCCGACAAGCAGGAAGAAATGGGCGAAACGCGCCAGTACGTGACCGACCGCCAGCAGCGCGTGCATGCGGTGCAACTCGAGGTGCTTCGGCTTGGCCAGGCCATCGAGCGCCATCGCGAGCAGAAGGAGCGCATGCAGGAGCAGTTGGCTGAACTGGCTGCCGAGGACGAGGCCGAGCGTGAGCGCGACATGGCGGCCGACGACAAGATCGCCGAGGTGCGCGAGGGCCTGGCCCGCATCCGTGTCCTCGTTGCCGGCGCCCAGTCACGCCTGGATGAAGCCGAGCGTGCCGTGCGCGCCGAACGCGAGCGCAACGCCGATCTCGACCGCGCCCTGCGCGAGGCGCAGTTCTCGCTGCGCGAGTCCGAGGGCAAGTTGCAGGACATCTTCGCCCAGCAGGCGCTGGCGCAGCGCGAACTGGGCCGCATCGGGAACGACCGTGTGCAATGCGCCGAACAGGTTGAGGCAGTCCCGGCCGACGTCATGGAGGAAAACCTGCAGGTGGCGCTGGCAACCCGGCAGGAGAAGGAAAGGGCGCTGGCACACAGTCGTGACGCGCTGGAGTCGGCAACCAGCGCGCTGCGCGCGCTTGAGGAACAGCGGCTGCGGATAGAGCAGGGACTCGAGCCGCTGCGTGCGCGCATCGGCGACCTCAGGCTGCGGGAGCAGGCGGCGGAACTCAATGCGGAGCAGTTCGCGCAGCAGTTGCGCGAAGCCGGCGCCGACGAGACGATCCTGCGCCAGGAAATCGGCAACGCCCGCCCGGCTGGCTTACAGGCCGAGATTACCCGGCTCGCCAATGCCATCTCCGAACTCGGGGCGGTCAACCTCGCCGCGCTCGAAGAACTGGACACGGCCAGCGAGCGCAAGGGCTACCTCGACATGCAGGCAGCAGACCTCACCGAGGCGATGGAAACGCTGGAAAACGCCATCCGCCGCATCGACCGTGAAACCCGCGATTTGCTGCAAAACACATTCGATGCGGTCAACGACCATTTTGGGCGACTTTTCCCGGAATTGTTCGGTGGCGGGCGGGCCGAACTGGTGATGACGGGCGAGGAAATCCTCGATGCCGGCGTCCAGGTCAGCGCCCAGCCGCCGGGCAAGAAAAACTCGACCATCCATCTGCTCTCCGGCGGCGAGAAGGCGCTGACGGCAATTGCGCTAGTCTTCTCGCTGTTCCAGCTCAATCCGGCGCCGTTCTGCCTGCTCGACGAGGTTGATGCGCCGCTAGACGACAGCAATACCGAGCGTTTTTGCAGTATGGTCAAGAAAATGTCGGCGAATACGCAGTTCTTGTTCATTTCCCATAATAAAATCTCGATGGAGATGGCCGAACAACTCGTCGGCGTTACCATGCAGGAATCAGGCGTTTCGCGCGTCGTTGAAGTGGATATCGAAGAAGCCTTGAAGATGAGGGATGCGGCTTAA
- a CDS encoding cell division protein FtsZ: MTELQMGLIGLGAAAVVGVLGYNKWQEYRQRKLADALLKPRHHDVLLGAAPASEASAVRDEPESRATAPVATPERREPVLADMPRAGDSAEPVFAEGDGKGGGAEWGRTVSPQDEAEVPELPVGLVPGALLDPRLEFIVAMELVDPVPASQIIDSQLRTLERVSKPIHWVHFNERNREWERIPSDSEVPVRRLRVGLQLVDRTGPVSEADLVTFTGAMHLLADELLAVADMPASRLLDQAAEIDRFCAAVDLEIGVNLISRGTPFSGTKIRALAEAAGMVLDDDGAFTRRDDEGRTQFTLQNFETNRFSAESIRNITTHSLTFVLDVPRVAHGERVFQQMVALAKRFAETLQGTLVDDNRQPLNDVQLDHIRREFIGKPQATMASFGLPAGSAQALRLFS; this comes from the coding sequence ATGACCGAACTCCAGATGGGATTGATTGGCCTGGGCGCTGCGGCGGTGGTCGGAGTGCTCGGCTACAACAAGTGGCAGGAATACCGGCAGCGCAAGCTCGCGGATGCGCTCCTCAAGCCGCGGCACCATGATGTCCTGCTCGGTGCCGCCCCTGCCAGCGAGGCGTCAGCCGTCCGCGACGAGCCGGAATCGCGCGCTACGGCACCGGTCGCGACACCCGAACGCCGGGAACCGGTGCTGGCCGACATGCCGCGGGCCGGTGATTCCGCTGAGCCGGTTTTCGCGGAGGGCGATGGCAAGGGCGGTGGGGCGGAATGGGGTCGCACCGTCTCGCCTCAGGATGAAGCGGAAGTTCCCGAACTGCCGGTGGGCCTGGTTCCCGGAGCCCTGCTCGATCCGCGCCTGGAGTTCATCGTGGCGATGGAGTTGGTCGATCCCGTGCCGGCGTCGCAGATCATCGATTCGCAGCTCAGGACGTTGGAGCGCGTGAGCAAACCGATCCACTGGGTGCACTTCAATGAGCGCAACCGCGAATGGGAGCGCATCCCGTCGGACAGCGAGGTGCCGGTGCGACGTCTGCGGGTCGGGCTGCAACTGGTTGACCGCACGGGTCCCGTATCCGAAGCCGATCTGGTGACCTTCACCGGCGCCATGCACCTGCTGGCCGACGAATTGCTGGCCGTGGCCGACATGCCGGCCAGCCGGCTGCTCGATCAGGCGGCCGAGATCGACAGGTTCTGCGCTGCGGTCGACCTCGAGATTGGGGTCAATCTGATCAGCCGCGGGACGCCGTTTTCCGGCACCAAGATCCGCGCGCTGGCCGAGGCGGCGGGAATGGTGCTGGACGACGACGGCGCCTTCACGCGGCGCGATGATGAGGGACGCACCCAGTTCACGCTGCAGAACTTCGAGACGAACCGCTTCTCGGCCGAATCGATCCGCAACATCACGACGCATAGTCTGACCTTCGTTCTCGACGTGCCGCGCGTCGCTCATGGCGAGCGGGTCTTCCAGCAGATGGTCGCACTCGCCAAGCGCTTCGCCGAAACCCTGCAGGGCACGCTGGTGGACGACAACCGGCAGCCGCTGAATGACGTGCAACTTGATCATATCCGGCGTGAATTCATCGGCAAGCCGCAAGCGACGATGGCCAGCTTTGGTCTGCCGGCCGGATCGGCACAAGCACTGCGCCTGTTTTCCTGA